The DNA region TTTAAGCATATCCATACTCCTCCCATTTTCTAAACCATTTTCTTACAGTCTTTACTGTAGTCTTAAAAACCCGAGTGGCTGCCTTAATGCTATGCTCTTTAGCATGTAAGACTATTTGCAATCTAAGTTGTAGAACTTCCCCAATTTTACTAAAACCTTTCATAGGGCTTAAATTTATGGTTATTGAAAAATATTAGAATAATCCTCCCCCTTTCCCCCTTTAGCGAAGCGAGAACTCTATTTTTATTGTGCTTTTT from bacterium includes:
- a CDS encoding helix-turn-helix domain-containing protein, which produces MQIVLHAKEHSIKAATRVFKTTVKTVRKWFRKWEEYGYA